The following are from one region of the Biomphalaria glabrata chromosome 4, xgBioGlab47.1, whole genome shotgun sequence genome:
- the LOC106071868 gene encoding neuroglian-like isoform X3 gives MWSILWLIIALLARTHAVSRPPGIYIEPPYDIYYKAGETVELPCKADGEPKPSYDWNRNEIVFNPSGNDDRIVQLPDAGTLVINMPEDKDEGIFQCFAKNDFGKSASKKVNLRQAKLASFAFVKPTYHTPFLGRPYTLPCVPPESVPPPSVFWITKTAQGGFNVVNYDSRVSMDREYRLRITNVKREDWNSGNPYACMAMNNIMRSNSQGPLHYITPTGVTEDFMKVEYLWADQDDRFGLLGSNFSVKCIFSGNPTPDVHWERTDNKTMSDRVNTKSFAQELQITNLQFEDAGTYECWATNSVSQDRKYRTFNIRVNARPYFLEEPKDIEVGVGADVMFTCLAGGVPEPSIEWFVNGESLKDVRDPRITGPRFKHPVETKIFLEKVEQTDHMVFQCNASNIHGYVFADVYLNVLSEAPTIITPPEPETETAEGQEVILVCETTGKPDPIITWFKDDVLITGGRYRILSTGSLVIRAVVLADAGHYKCQAENRYNVTDASGTLVVRRKTRIEQYPFDLEVYAQSEAKFTCSGTTDPEEVENLKILWQKDGKPITAYDQRMTMNRQDNSLTITGTIVRDSGTYTCIATNGLDNHTASATLLVKDKPEPPTNVRWQFCNKNATILWMPGSYNYAPIQYYVLQYNTSFNPDQWTFGLKVNASLSQVNMTLSPHVNYTFRLIAYNKIGASDPSAPTPSVCSTKPDRPYSHPQNLRTLGHQYGKLYIEWTPVPQIMQNGPGFYYVLQILRLGAQAETQIESKPIDDWRTSHYEMNSAMIYEPYRITIKAINSVGEASADPPTIIGYSYEAQPTVTPTNFLVEEEGDTYAIFSWEFDKSEVNKTQSRIRGEFKGFKIIFWEQTQKALTVREQDIGPDVVKNATGNTFTARVENMVPNTKMEAQIAVLNNYFIGVPTETVRFTTQPGFPGPVELLRIMNIGDTHVNLMWTNPFENRGDIEGFDISYRLVKGLYLSEMQDREPQIDDPHTTTAYLSGLMPSSKYRVYIYARTAKGRGEGYFIELVTADPGTPRMPRFSIANVGARNINVTWWINEFALSGTVVFVEWRKLDGPEWLRSTDEVINSWKNISNLEPGTTYEVRIKATNGEYSVASGIEEVRTSGIAVAFSLAGNIGWFIGMILAILLVIGLIVLFILCYKRGFRFSPRDKQSYYDGADTSREHYSGTYDNTTYVARGSEQFGPEPKGYNNDYYDDRDYHNYEEGDDGGFEKKPPSYTSEEKDYEADKYHPNNREYEDYDREPRDGYDEDQYDPDFEPGEPNKFDKRGAPRERYDHSNHSQDDYPDDRNYYDDEHGYDHEDDRYDDRRGYDDRRGYDDRRDVRPGRRDRRGYDDSRDSYDDRYTPSVTSSKSGSVAKPSSSTFV, from the exons ATGTGGAGTATACTTTGGCTGATAATAGCCTTGTTGGCAAGGACACATGCAG TGTCACGTCCTCCTGGTATCTACATTGAGCCTCCGTACGACATTTACTACAAAGCTGGTGAAACAGTTGAGCTTCCATGTAAGGCAGATGGTGAACCTAAACCTTC atatGATTGGAACAGAAATGAGATTGTTTTTAATCCCAGTGGTAATGATGACAGAATTGTACAACTGCCGGATGCTGGTACTTTGGTTATCAATATGCCAGAAGACAAAGATGAAGGCATTTTTCAGTGTTTTGCTAAAAATGATTTTGGAAAGTCTGCCAGTAAAAAGGTTAATTTGAGGCAGGCCAAATTGGCAAGTTTTGCTTTTGTAAAACCTACTTACCATACACCATTTTTGGGAAGACCTTACACACTTCCCTGTGTACCACCAGAAAGTGTTCCTCCTCCCAGTGTCTTCTGGATAACTAAAACAGCCCAAGGAGGTTTTAATGTTGTCAATTATGACTCCAGAGTCTCCATGGACAGAGAAT atcgaCTTAGAATAACCAATGTGAAGAGAGAAGATTGGAACAGTGGAAATCCTTATGCGTGTATGGCAATGAACAATATAATGAGAAGCAACTCTCAGGGTCCCCTTCATTATATAACACCAACTGGAG TAACTGAAGACTTCATGAAAGTAGAATACCTTTGGGCTGACCAGGATGATAGATTTGGACTACTGGGGTCGAACTTTTCAGTCAAGTGTATATTTTCTGGAAA cCCCACTCCTGATGTGCATTGGGAGAGAACAGACAATAAAACAATGTCTGACAGAGTCAATACTAAAAGCTTTGCCCAAGAGTTACAGATAACCAATTTACAATTTGAGGACGCTGGAACCTATGAATGCTGGGCGACAAACTCTGTCAGCCAAGATCGAAAATATAGGACATTTAATATCAGAGTGAATG ccAGGCCGTACTTTTTAGAAGAGCCAAAAGATATTGAAGTTGGTGTGGGTGCTGATGTAATGTTTACATGCTTAGCTGGTGGTGTTCCTGAACCTTCTATTGAATGGTTTGTCAATGGAGAATCACTTAAAG ATGTAAGAGATCCTAGGATCACCGGGCCAAGATTCAAACATCCAGTAGAGACCAAAATTTTTCTGGAAAAAGTGGAACAAACAGATCACATGGTGTTTCAATGCAATGCCTCCAACATCCATGGCTATGTCTTTGCTGATGTTTATCTCAATGTCCtgt ctgAAGCTCCTACTATTATTACACCCCCTGAGCCAGAAACAGAAACAGCAGAAGGCCAAGAAGTAATATTGGTATGTGAAACAACAGGCAAACCTGACCCAATCATCACCTGGTTTAAAGATGATGTCCTAATAACAGGTGGTAGATACAGGATATTATCTACAGGATCTCTTGTCATTAGG GCTGTTGTCTTAGCTGATGCTGGTCACTATAAGTGTCAAGCAGAGAACAGGTACAATGTGACTGATGCCAGTGGAACACTTGTGGTGCGTCGCAAGACCAGGATAGAACAATACCCATTTGACCTGGAAGTCTATGCCCAAAGCGAAGCGAAATTCACATGTTCTGGCACCACTGATCCAGAAGAAGTGGAAAATCTGAAAATTCTTTGGCAAAAAGATGGCAAGCCCATCACAGCTTACGATCAGAGAATGACTATGAATAGGCAAGACAACTCACTGACCATAACTGGCACAATAGTCAGGGATTCTGGGACTTACACTTGTATAGCCACCAATGGTTTAGATAACCATACTGCTTCTGCAACTTTGTTGGTCAAAG ACAAGCCAGAGCCACCAACCAATGTACGTTGGCAATTTTGCAATAAAAACGCTACCATCTTGTGGATGCCTGGCAGCTACAACTATGCCCCAATCCAGTACTATGTTCTACAGTACAATACTTCATTCAATCCTGATCAGTGGACATTTGGACTTAAA GTGAATGCCTCTTTAAGTCAAGTGAACATGACCTTATCTCCACATGTAAACTACACCTTCAGACTTATTGCTTACAACAAGATAGGGGCCAGTGACCCTAGTGCCCCCACTCCTTCAGTCTGCTCTACCAAACCAGACAGGCCTTACAGCCACCCTCAGAACCTCCGCACTCTGGGTCACCAGTATGGAAAGCTTTACATTGAATGGACT CCGGTTCCACAAATCATGCAAAATGGTCCTGGGTTTTACTATGTTTTACAAATACTCCGTCTGGGGGCGCAGGCAGAAACGCAGATAGAAAGTAAACCTATAGATGACTGGAGGACTAGTCATTATGAAATGAATTCTGCAATGATTTATGAACCCTATAGGATCACAATTAAAGCCATTAACAGTGTGGGAGAAGCTTCTGCAGATCCACCAACAATAATTGGTTATTCATATGAAGCCC AACCCACTGTAACCCCAACAAATTTCTTGGTAGAAGAAGAAGGAGATACATACGCCATTTTCAGTTGGGAGTTTGACAAATCTGAAGTCAATAAAACTCAGTCAAGAATTAGAGGAGAATTCAAAGGGTTtaag ATAATATTTTGGGAGCAGACTCAGAAAGCACTTACAGTCAGAGAGCAAGACATTGGTCCAGATGTAGTGAAGAATGCAACAGGGAATACATTCACTGCTAGAGTAGAGAACATGGTACCCAATACTAAGATGGAGGCCCAGATAGCTGTCTTGAACAACTACTTTATAGGTGTACCTACAGAGACCGTAAGGTTCACTACTCAACCCGGAT TTCCTGGTCCTGTGGAACTCTTGCGTATCATGAACATTGGAGATACACATGTCAACTTAATGTGGACAAATCCATTTGAAAACAGGGGTGACATAGAAGGCTTTGATATCAGCTATCGTTTAG TCAAAGGCTTGTATCTGAGTGAAATGCAAGACAGAGAGCCACAGATAGATGATCCCCATACAACCACTGCTTATTTAAGTGGCTTGATGCCCAGCTCCAAATACAGAGTCTACATCTATGCCAGGACCGCTAAAGGAAGAGGAGAAGGATACTTCATAGAGTTGGTTACAGCTGATCCTGGAA ccCCGCGCATGCCCCGCTTCTCCATTGCAAATGTTGGAGCTAGGAATATCAATGTCACCTGGTGGATCAATGAGTTTGCTTTATCTGGCACAGTTGTCTTTGTGGAATGGAGGAAACTGG ATGGTCCAGAATGGTTGCGTTCAACAGATGAAGTGATCAACTCATGGAAGAACATCAGCAACCTTGAACCTGGTACCACATATGAGGTTAGGATCAAGGCCACAAATGGAGAATACAGTGTGGCATCTGGCATTGAAGAAGTTAGAACAAGCGGCATAG CTGTGGCATTCTCTTTAGCTGGCAATATAGGATGGTTTATTGGCATGATCTTGGCCATCCTCCTGGTGATAGGTTTGATTGTCCTTTTCATCCTGTGCTACAAACGTGGCTTCCGATTCTCCCCTCGAGACAAGCAGAGCTACTACGATGGTGCTGACACGTCTCGTGAGCATTACTCCGGTACATATGATA ATACGACCTACGTTGCCAGAGGTTCTGAACAGTTTGGTCCAGAGCCTAAAGGATACAACAATGACTACTATGATGACAGAGA CTACCACAACTATGAAGAAGGTGATGATGGTGGATTTGAAAAGAAGCCTCCAAGCTACACTAGCGAAGAGAAAGATTATGAAGCTGATAAATACCACCCTAACAACAGAGAGTACGAGGATTATGATAGAGAACCCAGAGACGGCTACGATGAGGATCAGTATGACCCTGACTTTGAACCAGGGGAGCCCAACAAGTTTGATAAGAGGGGAGCACCCCGTGAGCGCTATGACCACAGCAACCATTCCCAAGATGACTATCCAGATGACCGCAACTACTATGATGATGAGCATGGCTATGATCATGAAGATGATCGCTATGATGATAGACGTGGCTACGATGATAGACGTGGTTATGACGACAGGCGTGACGTTCGACCTGGCCGCAGGGATCGACGTGGTTATGATGACAGTCGTGACAGCTATGATGACAGATACACACCTAGTGTCACCTCCAGTAAGTCTGGTAGTGTTGCTAAGCCCTCTTCATCAACATTTGTTTAA
- the LOC106071868 gene encoding neuroglian-like isoform X1: MWSILWLIIALLARTHAVSRPPGIYIEPPYDIYYKAGETVELPCKADGEPKPSYDWNRNEIVFNPSGNDDRIVQLPDAGTLVINMPEDKDEGIFQCFAKNDFGKSASKKVNLRQAKLASFAFVKPTYHTPFLGRPYTLPCVPPESVPPPSVFWITKTAQGGFNVVNYDSRVSMDREYRLRITNVKREDWNSGNPYACMAMNNIMRSNSQGPLHYITPTGVTEDFMKVEYLWADQDDRFGLLGSNFSVKCIFSGNPTPDVHWERTDNKTMSDRVNTKSFAQELQITNLQFEDAGTYECWATNSVSQDRKYRTFNIRVNARPYFLEEPKDIEVGVGADVMFTCLAGGVPEPSIEWFVNGESLKDVRDPRITGPRFKHPVETKIFLEKVEQTDHMVFQCNASNIHGYVFADVYLNVLSEAPTIITPPEPETETAEGQEVILVCETTGKPDPIITWFKDDVLITGGRYRILSTGSLVIRAVVLADAGHYKCQAENRYNVTDASGTLVVRRKTRIEQYPFDLEVYAQSEAKFTCSGTTDPEEVENLKILWQKDGKPITAYDQRMTMNRQDNSLTITGTIVRDSGTYTCIATNGLDNHTASATLLVKDKPEPPTNVRWQFCNKNATILWMPGSYNYAPIQYYVLQYNTSFNPDQWTFGLKVNASLSQVNMTLSPHVNYTFRLIAYNKIGASDPSAPTPSVCSTKPDRPYSHPQNLRTLGHQYGKLYIEWTPVPQIMQNGPGFYYVLQILRLGAQAETQIESKPIDDWRTSHYEMNSAMIYEPYRITIKAINSVGEASADPPTIIGYSYEAQPTVTPTNFLVEEEGDTYAIFSWEFDKSEVNKTQSRIRGEFKGFKIIFWEQTQKALTVREQDIGPDVVKNATGNTFTARVENMVPNTKMEAQIAVLNNYFIGVPTETVRFTTQPGFPGPVELLRIMNIGDTHVNLMWTNPFENRGDIEGFDISYRLVKGLYLSEMQDREPQIDDPHTTTAYLSGLMPSSKYRVYIYARTAKGRGEGYFIELVTADPGTPRMPRFSIANVGARNINVTWWINEFALSGTVVFVEWRKLDGPEWLRSTDEVINSWKNISNLEPGTTYEVRIKATNGEYSVASGIEEVRTSGIAVAFSLAGNIGWFIGMILAILLVIGLIVLFILCYKRGFRFSPRDKQSYYDGADTSREHYSGTYDRMVLKKDTTYVARGSEQFGPEPKGYNNDYYDDRDYHNYEEGDDGGFEKKPPSYTSEEKDYEADKYHPNNREYEDYDREPRDGYDEDQYDPDFEPGEPNKFDKRGAPRERYDHSNHSQDDYPDDRNYYDDEHGYDHEDDRYDDRRGYDDRRGYDDRRDVRPGRRDRRGYDDSRDSYDDRYTPSVTSSKSGSVAKPSSSTFV; the protein is encoded by the exons ATGTGGAGTATACTTTGGCTGATAATAGCCTTGTTGGCAAGGACACATGCAG TGTCACGTCCTCCTGGTATCTACATTGAGCCTCCGTACGACATTTACTACAAAGCTGGTGAAACAGTTGAGCTTCCATGTAAGGCAGATGGTGAACCTAAACCTTC atatGATTGGAACAGAAATGAGATTGTTTTTAATCCCAGTGGTAATGATGACAGAATTGTACAACTGCCGGATGCTGGTACTTTGGTTATCAATATGCCAGAAGACAAAGATGAAGGCATTTTTCAGTGTTTTGCTAAAAATGATTTTGGAAAGTCTGCCAGTAAAAAGGTTAATTTGAGGCAGGCCAAATTGGCAAGTTTTGCTTTTGTAAAACCTACTTACCATACACCATTTTTGGGAAGACCTTACACACTTCCCTGTGTACCACCAGAAAGTGTTCCTCCTCCCAGTGTCTTCTGGATAACTAAAACAGCCCAAGGAGGTTTTAATGTTGTCAATTATGACTCCAGAGTCTCCATGGACAGAGAAT atcgaCTTAGAATAACCAATGTGAAGAGAGAAGATTGGAACAGTGGAAATCCTTATGCGTGTATGGCAATGAACAATATAATGAGAAGCAACTCTCAGGGTCCCCTTCATTATATAACACCAACTGGAG TAACTGAAGACTTCATGAAAGTAGAATACCTTTGGGCTGACCAGGATGATAGATTTGGACTACTGGGGTCGAACTTTTCAGTCAAGTGTATATTTTCTGGAAA cCCCACTCCTGATGTGCATTGGGAGAGAACAGACAATAAAACAATGTCTGACAGAGTCAATACTAAAAGCTTTGCCCAAGAGTTACAGATAACCAATTTACAATTTGAGGACGCTGGAACCTATGAATGCTGGGCGACAAACTCTGTCAGCCAAGATCGAAAATATAGGACATTTAATATCAGAGTGAATG ccAGGCCGTACTTTTTAGAAGAGCCAAAAGATATTGAAGTTGGTGTGGGTGCTGATGTAATGTTTACATGCTTAGCTGGTGGTGTTCCTGAACCTTCTATTGAATGGTTTGTCAATGGAGAATCACTTAAAG ATGTAAGAGATCCTAGGATCACCGGGCCAAGATTCAAACATCCAGTAGAGACCAAAATTTTTCTGGAAAAAGTGGAACAAACAGATCACATGGTGTTTCAATGCAATGCCTCCAACATCCATGGCTATGTCTTTGCTGATGTTTATCTCAATGTCCtgt ctgAAGCTCCTACTATTATTACACCCCCTGAGCCAGAAACAGAAACAGCAGAAGGCCAAGAAGTAATATTGGTATGTGAAACAACAGGCAAACCTGACCCAATCATCACCTGGTTTAAAGATGATGTCCTAATAACAGGTGGTAGATACAGGATATTATCTACAGGATCTCTTGTCATTAGG GCTGTTGTCTTAGCTGATGCTGGTCACTATAAGTGTCAAGCAGAGAACAGGTACAATGTGACTGATGCCAGTGGAACACTTGTGGTGCGTCGCAAGACCAGGATAGAACAATACCCATTTGACCTGGAAGTCTATGCCCAAAGCGAAGCGAAATTCACATGTTCTGGCACCACTGATCCAGAAGAAGTGGAAAATCTGAAAATTCTTTGGCAAAAAGATGGCAAGCCCATCACAGCTTACGATCAGAGAATGACTATGAATAGGCAAGACAACTCACTGACCATAACTGGCACAATAGTCAGGGATTCTGGGACTTACACTTGTATAGCCACCAATGGTTTAGATAACCATACTGCTTCTGCAACTTTGTTGGTCAAAG ACAAGCCAGAGCCACCAACCAATGTACGTTGGCAATTTTGCAATAAAAACGCTACCATCTTGTGGATGCCTGGCAGCTACAACTATGCCCCAATCCAGTACTATGTTCTACAGTACAATACTTCATTCAATCCTGATCAGTGGACATTTGGACTTAAA GTGAATGCCTCTTTAAGTCAAGTGAACATGACCTTATCTCCACATGTAAACTACACCTTCAGACTTATTGCTTACAACAAGATAGGGGCCAGTGACCCTAGTGCCCCCACTCCTTCAGTCTGCTCTACCAAACCAGACAGGCCTTACAGCCACCCTCAGAACCTCCGCACTCTGGGTCACCAGTATGGAAAGCTTTACATTGAATGGACT CCGGTTCCACAAATCATGCAAAATGGTCCTGGGTTTTACTATGTTTTACAAATACTCCGTCTGGGGGCGCAGGCAGAAACGCAGATAGAAAGTAAACCTATAGATGACTGGAGGACTAGTCATTATGAAATGAATTCTGCAATGATTTATGAACCCTATAGGATCACAATTAAAGCCATTAACAGTGTGGGAGAAGCTTCTGCAGATCCACCAACAATAATTGGTTATTCATATGAAGCCC AACCCACTGTAACCCCAACAAATTTCTTGGTAGAAGAAGAAGGAGATACATACGCCATTTTCAGTTGGGAGTTTGACAAATCTGAAGTCAATAAAACTCAGTCAAGAATTAGAGGAGAATTCAAAGGGTTtaag ATAATATTTTGGGAGCAGACTCAGAAAGCACTTACAGTCAGAGAGCAAGACATTGGTCCAGATGTAGTGAAGAATGCAACAGGGAATACATTCACTGCTAGAGTAGAGAACATGGTACCCAATACTAAGATGGAGGCCCAGATAGCTGTCTTGAACAACTACTTTATAGGTGTACCTACAGAGACCGTAAGGTTCACTACTCAACCCGGAT TTCCTGGTCCTGTGGAACTCTTGCGTATCATGAACATTGGAGATACACATGTCAACTTAATGTGGACAAATCCATTTGAAAACAGGGGTGACATAGAAGGCTTTGATATCAGCTATCGTTTAG TCAAAGGCTTGTATCTGAGTGAAATGCAAGACAGAGAGCCACAGATAGATGATCCCCATACAACCACTGCTTATTTAAGTGGCTTGATGCCCAGCTCCAAATACAGAGTCTACATCTATGCCAGGACCGCTAAAGGAAGAGGAGAAGGATACTTCATAGAGTTGGTTACAGCTGATCCTGGAA ccCCGCGCATGCCCCGCTTCTCCATTGCAAATGTTGGAGCTAGGAATATCAATGTCACCTGGTGGATCAATGAGTTTGCTTTATCTGGCACAGTTGTCTTTGTGGAATGGAGGAAACTGG ATGGTCCAGAATGGTTGCGTTCAACAGATGAAGTGATCAACTCATGGAAGAACATCAGCAACCTTGAACCTGGTACCACATATGAGGTTAGGATCAAGGCCACAAATGGAGAATACAGTGTGGCATCTGGCATTGAAGAAGTTAGAACAAGCGGCATAG CTGTGGCATTCTCTTTAGCTGGCAATATAGGATGGTTTATTGGCATGATCTTGGCCATCCTCCTGGTGATAGGTTTGATTGTCCTTTTCATCCTGTGCTACAAACGTGGCTTCCGATTCTCCCCTCGAGACAAGCAGAGCTACTACGATGGTGCTGACACGTCTCGTGAGCATTACTCCGGTACATATGATA GGATGGTGCTTAAGAAAG ATACGACCTACGTTGCCAGAGGTTCTGAACAGTTTGGTCCAGAGCCTAAAGGATACAACAATGACTACTATGATGACAGAGA CTACCACAACTATGAAGAAGGTGATGATGGTGGATTTGAAAAGAAGCCTCCAAGCTACACTAGCGAAGAGAAAGATTATGAAGCTGATAAATACCACCCTAACAACAGAGAGTACGAGGATTATGATAGAGAACCCAGAGACGGCTACGATGAGGATCAGTATGACCCTGACTTTGAACCAGGGGAGCCCAACAAGTTTGATAAGAGGGGAGCACCCCGTGAGCGCTATGACCACAGCAACCATTCCCAAGATGACTATCCAGATGACCGCAACTACTATGATGATGAGCATGGCTATGATCATGAAGATGATCGCTATGATGATAGACGTGGCTACGATGATAGACGTGGTTATGACGACAGGCGTGACGTTCGACCTGGCCGCAGGGATCGACGTGGTTATGATGACAGTCGTGACAGCTATGATGACAGATACACACCTAGTGTCACCTCCAGTAAGTCTGGTAGTGTTGCTAAGCCCTCTTCATCAACATTTGTTTAA